The following proteins come from a genomic window of Pseudomonas sp. MAG733B:
- a CDS encoding methyl-accepting chemotaxis protein, which yields MEGSRSRSQIIALFIALIIFIMLLFANFAYLNTQATYDKQYIGHAGELRVLSQRIAKNATEAAAGKAAAFKLLSDARNDFAQRWSYLKKGDPSTGLPPAPATVRPEMRAVQMDWERLLKNTDAILSSEQTVLSLHQVAATLAETVPQLQVEYEKVVEILLQRGAPAAQVAVAQRQSLLAERILGAVNTVLSGDESSQQAADAFGRDAARFGQVLNGMLQGNAALKISQVEDQDARARLSEISELFEFVSGSVDEILETSPELFKVRESATNIFSLSQTLLDEASHLAGGFENLAGGRNTDTIGGYVLGLAALMSIILIGLVMVRETNRQLRETAEKNERNQNAIMRLLDEIEDLADGDLTVTASVTEDFTGTIADSINYSVDQLRDLVATINLTAGQVAAAVQETQATAMHLAQASEHQAQQISEASTAINDMAESIDQVSANAAESSAVAERSVEIANKGNEVVHNTIHGMDNIREQIQDTAKRIKRLGESSQEIGDIVSLIDDIADQTNILALNAAIQASMAGDAGRGFAVVADEVQRLAERSSAATRQIETLVRAIQTDTNEAVISMEQTTTEVVRGARLAQDAGVALEEIEGVSKTLAALIQSISNAAQQQTSSAGQISLTMNVIQQITTQTSSGSTATAESIGNLAKMASQLRRSVSGFTLPASKAQVTDKA from the coding sequence ATGGAAGGGTCGCGCAGTCGTTCGCAGATCATCGCGCTGTTCATCGCGCTGATCATTTTCATCATGCTGTTGTTCGCCAACTTCGCGTACCTCAACACCCAGGCCACCTACGACAAACAGTACATCGGTCACGCCGGCGAGCTGCGCGTGCTGTCGCAGCGCATTGCCAAGAACGCCACCGAAGCCGCCGCCGGCAAGGCTGCGGCATTCAAGTTGCTCAGCGATGCGCGCAACGATTTTGCCCAGCGCTGGAGCTATCTGAAAAAGGGTGATCCTTCCACCGGTCTGCCACCGGCACCGGCCACCGTGCGCCCGGAAATGCGTGCCGTGCAGATGGACTGGGAACGCCTGCTGAAAAATACCGACGCCATTCTTTCCAGTGAGCAGACGGTGTTGTCGCTGCATCAGGTCGCCGCGACTCTGGCCGAAACCGTGCCGCAGTTGCAGGTCGAGTACGAGAAGGTTGTGGAAATCCTCTTGCAACGCGGCGCCCCGGCCGCTCAGGTCGCGGTGGCCCAGCGTCAATCGCTGCTGGCCGAACGCATTCTGGGTGCGGTGAACACGGTGTTGTCCGGCGACGAGAGCTCGCAACAGGCCGCCGACGCTTTCGGTCGCGATGCGGCGCGATTCGGTCAGGTGCTCAACGGCATGCTCCAGGGCAATGCGGCGCTGAAAATCAGTCAGGTCGAAGATCAGGATGCACGGGCGCGGTTGAGCGAAATTTCCGAGCTGTTCGAATTCGTTTCCGGCTCGGTGGATGAAATCCTCGAAACCTCGCCGGAGCTGTTCAAGGTGCGCGAGTCTGCGACCAATATCTTCAGCCTGTCGCAAACCCTGCTCGACGAAGCCTCGCACCTTGCCGGTGGTTTTGAAAACCTTGCCGGCGGACGCAACACCGACACCATCGGTGGTTATGTACTGGGCCTGGCGGCGTTGATGTCGATCATCCTCATCGGTCTGGTGATGGTCCGCGAAACCAACCGGCAGTTGCGCGAAACCGCCGAGAAAAACGAACGCAACCAGAACGCGATCATGCGTCTGCTCGATGAAATCGAGGACCTGGCCGACGGCGATCTGACCGTAACCGCCTCGGTGACCGAAGACTTTACCGGCACCATCGCCGACTCGATCAATTATTCCGTGGACCAGCTGCGCGACCTCGTGGCCACCATCAACCTGACCGCCGGGCAGGTCGCCGCTGCCGTGCAGGAAACCCAGGCCACCGCCATGCACCTGGCACAGGCCTCGGAGCATCAGGCGCAGCAGATTTCCGAAGCCTCCACCGCGATCAACGACATGGCCGAGTCCATTGATCAGGTGTCGGCCAACGCCGCTGAATCCTCGGCGGTGGCCGAGCGCTCGGTGGAGATCGCCAACAAGGGCAACGAGGTGGTGCACAACACCATCCATGGCATGGACAACATCCGCGAGCAGATTCAGGACACCGCCAAGCGCATCAAGCGCCTGGGCGAGTCTTCCCAGGAAATCGGCGACATCGTCAGCCTGATCGATGACATTGCCGACCAGACCAACATCCTCGCCCTCAACGCTGCGATCCAGGCATCGATGGCCGGTGATGCCGGGCGCGGTTTCGCGGTGGTAGCCGACGAAGTTCAACGCTTGGCCGAACGCTCTTCAGCGGCCACGCGACAGATTGAAACGCTGGTGCGGGCGATCCAGACTGACACCAACGAAGCGGTCATCTCCATGGAACAGACCACCACCGAAGTGGTGCGCGGCGCCCGCCTGGCTCAGGATGCCGGCGTGGCCCTGGAAGAAATCGAAGGGGTGTCCAAAACCCTCGCGGCGCTGATCCAGAGCATTTCCAACGCTGCACAACAACAGACGTCGTCTGCCGGTCAGATTTCCCTGACGATGAACGTGATCCAGCAGATCACCACGCAGACCTCGTCCGGTTCTACCGCCACCGC